caatggaacagcagatcacacaaactttcagtagcataaaactccagatcgcaacgaattggagagttggggaacaatagttttgcttagcaaacaactatgaactagggtttatcttaaacgtggtctaaagcagctagggggtcgtccaaggcacttatataggcgtccgggacgagttctggtcgaaaagatacaagaataaccgacccagaatagagctggtcgagacagactcggactggtccggtctggaatccggtcaaccgggctgtggaccgggcgggccggtctgtggtccggtcaaccgggctggcaaccggaaacttcgcaactttccggtttttgcccggtacgataaatctcatccggttggcgaccggttggcgaccggtcgaccgggccagggaccgggcggtccggtctggcggccggtctgaccgggttctggaccggcctggacgtcttcttctcctctcgcgcatgcctcccgctcctccctcgcgcgtccatgagatatcttcatgtccagctccatatccagcttcacggccatcttgacgtccgtcttcatgtccagctgctcctctcctcgtgcgatgctcgtctcctcttgatacctgatgatacataagtaataggacttaggcagtataaagttctcatcaatcaaagtatcgtttaaaaacaagttcacctgttgtttaagtagcttcgcacgagctcttgtaattggtccaatccgaacttcattggacttgagcttcacagcaggttcatcttcattcatcaatgacggaggtagtggtgtagtagggatgtcctcatcataaaTACCAATGGAGTGTTCTCCCTAGTAGCGTGCACCACCCAAGGTTCAGTGATATGAGGCAACAATTTGTCATCAGACATATATCGGTTCAAATATGGCGGGTGTAAGCCACGTTGCACTGCAAATACACTAAGGCAGTGTTTGGATATTTGTCTTGAGCATTGGCTTTGGATATTGGGGCATCCACGACCCGAATACCTCAATTTGAGTTGTTTGGTTGTACTAGACATTGGGGCTAGGTATTTGGGTTGAATATTGACTGGCCCGATTGCTATGGAGAGAGGTCAATCCCGAAAGTCGAGCCCCAGAGGTACACATCGCTTGGCATTCGAGAACTTGCACCCGAGTCTCTTCCCCAACCCGACCGCCCCGACCTAGTGTCGACTGCCCTTCTGAATCGAGCGGAGCTAGCTGACAagagattaacttgtcaatgcctacagattgtagacttagagtttcgtagaaagtagagggcaagtagatctcgaaggttcagccataAAGGTACTCGACTATGAAAACTACGGTGTATGTTGAcaatggactcgattctttctttcaccctcggctcccctttacataggaggtggagtcgaggctttccgtgtcgtacaagttacaaactctgGGAGACTATCGAAGTCCTTCCCGTACAATTACATGACTCTCAATCCCTAAAATAACTCTATCTTCCATATTGACATTTACTGGGCTTCCGAGACTTGAAAGATTCGGGTCGTAGGCCTCCAAATATCctcgggtaccttattcggcagacccattggggatgcctatgtcagtagcccccgaggttttgcttgaatcgtagaatcaagcaAAATCTCCAATGTAGAATCAAATCATATCTTTACATACCGATGAGTCGAATATTTCTATATAACGTCTATTTCGTACAGGGATGCTCGTAAATGGggttggttcatctgacggatcaggtgccaattaactgctcttgtggcgaacctgcataaacctacttcaagctcaagtccctGGACTTGAACTCGGGTTGCTGGCATAATCGACACGCGCCACCTAAGGACTTATCATGAACCAAATTTCAGTTATATTTTattgagtacctaacgcgtccgctaggatttttcttcgtgttTGTTGACACGGATAAAGTAGTAGAGCGCATTGGGTGCGATACCatgccacacaggacggatcctagggacttaccttcgtaaaatattacgacattcagagtttttaccgcggcggatgctctctgagaatatattgtcgagtgcctttatcGGCTGCTGGAATGGTGTATTTACTCGAGTCACATGGTGACATAATATCTtgaactcccgatgggagtacatgatgTAATATCCCGgttttagaggctataaaatgagagaacaccaaagtgtgcattgcattcatgcatagaaaatctggggaattttcgcgctttcaaataaaacatgtcacagtaactgaagttttacttgacttgatggaattgaagtagatcatcaagtcaagcgctataaacttcactgtgatctttgctaaaactctGTTTTGGGTGGAGATGATTTTATCTATGAGCTAGATCAAATGGGATTAGCTTTGCTATAACAACACCTTAAGTGAGGATCAAATAcgagatcttataaaagatctcaacatgGTATTCCTTACAACCACACAGTATTTGAGAATCAAACCCTaatttattaacacttaaaagctagcaactacctttgtgtgtctgATTTAATTCAATTTTAAActcattaccaaataaggtaaaccacagggtctaaagtgcataaaaaccacacatttttatttaaatcataacttattaattatatggaatatcataaaactaatgccatttacattacgaattatagttcaaactatttgaataaaactaactatgagtattttgaaactcatatgatcatgccttggcactacaagaaaagttgccatagccgacgaagttgaagtcacgCCGTGGTTGCTGCTGCACCATGGccaacgatttttggtctctccatggtgcatgtcaaaacttttttttctcgtttttgtggccacctagcccgacgaaaacgtccaaaacgtcgcgtatggtggcccgagaCGTGGTGCATCATGAATTCTCGGGTTCACTGGCCGAGTcatcgcaaatccgcaccgcccggggatgtagggcccagatggcatcctctctagcattgtttttttctcgatcgtgccgtctcgttcaacgctctccgatcgagccatttacgatgtaggatcatgggtcccgcatgtcatcctctatgaatgaaaattctttcttttcttgaattttttttgaccccctgattttttgctacttcctttttcttttgatcccgtgccgccttggaaacgttgagaccgctgctgctaaatgggacccgcatgccatactctatgtgcaatcaagtttcttttcttggagttattttttgcacctcatatttggtcacttgcctttttcttttaatcccgtgccgcctctcaaacggtgataccgctgctgctaaatgggaccagcatgtcatcctctatgtactataaaactttcttttcttggattttttggcacctgatatttggtcacttgactttttctttcgatcccctgccgcctctcaaacggtgataccgctgctgctaaatgggacccgcatgtcattctctatgtactataaaactttcttttcttactTTGAAGCAATGCTGCCGGTTGTACAAATAGGCTGGTATATTCAAGAGAGTGAATTTGGTGATCaggggatacgtgagcacccgGTTATCACCGTTGGATTTGGTCCACCACCATTGGATTCTGCTACTCACTAACAGCCACTACCTCaccggcctccgcctccacctcaccAGTCTCCACCTCGCGCATCAGAGGCCGCGCCAGTGTCTCCCCGGCCAAGCGCGTCGCCGTGCACCTTTCCCGCGTCTCTCCGCCCTTCCACTCGACGCGCTGGACCGCGTCGATGCGTGTACAATGCTAATGTCGTTAGACATGTGTCGAGCAGAGAAGGAGTGCTCATGTATCCCCCTgatcaccaggcttcatccgttATATTCAATGTATTGGATGAGTTATACATCTCTTAGCATGTTACCAATATTACTTACAGCGGACAATTAGAATAATAAATTAGCAAACACTCTTTTATAACGAAACCACCTAAGGTTCATGAGATTTTAAATTACGGGATAATTTAGAATAAAAATGACTAAAGTCTTTGTAGAGTATTCTTAAGTATGAATTATGAATGCATCCTTCGCAAAACCTAAATAGAAAATTTTGTGTTGCTAAGTATGGTGCGTTCTAGAGAATCTCGTTCTCATGCAAATGaaaaataggaagaaagtaaaatTAAAACTGAGGTAATTGACCTTGTCTCCAAATGACAAAGTTGCGCAATGGAAAATTGTCCATATCAAAACTTTACTATAAAGGAGGGATTAAaaagataatgatcatgaaatctGAAAGTTTAAGTTATACTTAGAGAAAGTAGGAATCAAGAATGAATTATGATGTCAGGTGAAATAATATTCTTGATTCATCTGTCTTAGAGTAAAGACATACCTACAAACTACAAGGAAGCGATGGTAGACCAAATACGATAGATGATTTATGAATCATGAAGATCCTAAGGGTGAATTGCATTTAAAGATTGCAAAGTATTTGGATATTTGATCTTATTAAGTAAAAAAGTATTACTTGATCTTCCCTTTGAGAAGAAATGAAATTCAATAGAAGAAATGAAATTCAATAAATGAATTGGTCATAGAGTTCTATCATAAAACCATGTTGTGCAAATTACATAACGTGATCCATGTTCTTAGCTAGAAGAATGGGTTTTCAGAGAGAAAATCATTGAACTACAGAATGAAGGTAATTCTCAAGTTTCTAGTTAGAGTTGAGAATAGAATTCTAAAACACTAAAGAATAGTAAAACTTGAAGACGTAAAGTTGTTATGCTAGTACAAGTTGGAATACTACTTTAGTAGATTGGTAATCTAGTTTCAGTGTGAGTCTGAGTAAAATGGCTAAGCACGAGGATGCATCGGCATATGAATCTACATCGATAATGTTGGCTAAGGAAATGGGTTTCCCACATAAGTGTGTTTCCGAGTACATATGACAAAGTATGTGAAACTCTACATTTGATGGAAGGAAACGTCATTGTGTACAAGAGGAAAGTTTCACTGAAAGGACAAACATAAAATTAAGAATTTATCACTTCAGTGAGATAATATCAAACAAGGTGATATTATAGATTTGCAAAGAACACGAGGATCCGAACTATTAACAACCTCCTCCTCGAGCAAGCATGATCGTTAGCTCATAAGTGTATGACGCAATGATTTTTTTTTGAGGGTAAAAAAAAAAGGATTATTTCTAGCTCATAAGGTGCTCAGTCGACAATGCTAAGGCAAAAGTAGATGAAGAGAACCAAAGTGGGGAAATACGCGATTTTTTTATTCTTGCAGGATATTGTACTTAAGGAGACACGATGGGCGTATTTGTCGCTATAGGAAGGAAAACCACATGCTATATGTCCAAAATCATTTTTGACTTGGTAATTGTCtctttcttgttgttgttgcattCGACTAGTTCGTTGTTATTGTGTCatcaagatgtgaagaacttacgtaAGCATGCTAACTTGGTTGCGAGCCTGAGAAAATCAATACAATGTGTAGTTAACAAGCGCATGTTTAAAGTTAACCTAGGCCAGTAGAAAATGATGATACATCGCAAGGTCAATAAGTGGCATATGGTGACCAACGGGTAACACATCTAGGATCAATCAGTGTACCATCCATCCCTCAAGGAGCAAAGAAAACAAACCATTCATATCAGGGGAACTCGAGCATTCATCCATCCTAGCCTAGGGAGCAATTAAGCTAGGAGGGATACTGAAGTCGATTCGATTGATCATTCAAACATATCAGGCAGTCATACTGAACTTTCCCATAGGCCATAGCAATCCTATCTACtcatcgccaccgcctccgctcaatGATCCAGTGATTCAGTTGCCTCGCAGAAGCCCTTCTTGCTCCTGGAGCTCTCTCGGTGGACCCTGGGCACGTAGCTTGCTGAAGAAGTAGAGCAGCAGCTGGACCATGCAGATGAGGGCGCCGAAGACGTTGGGGGACTGCAATGTGCACAATATTAACTGTGTCACTGAGCAAGCTTACATATCATAAGTTGAACTACATCATCAAGCAGTCAATTGTACGTAACAAAGCAGTACAAGAGATGACTTACCGACATCCGCTCGTCGCCGATGGTGATGCCATAGGCACTCCACACAGACGCATTGAGCACAGACGCAAGCACCATCTGGAGGGGCATCTCCTGGATGTTAATCTGAAATTACAGGAAAGCAATTCATATATCTATGCACACATATGCAGATCAGCAAGACAAGGGTATAGTAACATACGTAGCACAGCTAGGATGAAAATGGGTGGGAGCATGTACTTACGAAGTTCTGAATCGCAGGCATCAGATACATTGCGAAGCTGAGTAGCGCCCCTGACCAGCCGATGATTGCCGCCTTGTTGCAGCCATAACTGGCGTCGAGGTAGCAGCCGCCCACGGCGAAGGCGCCGGTGAGGAGCATGGTGAGGACGGCGCCTGCCACCACGCGCAGGACGCCCAAGGCAATGCCATTGCCCTTGCGGACCATGACAATGGTGTAGATGCTGTAGAAGATGAAGCCGGTGCCGTTCACGATCAAGACCGAGAAGTTGATATTCTTGGCGCCGCACAGGCCGTAGAGGGACCAGACGAAACAGCTACACAAGGCGGCGACATAGGGCTCCAGCAGGCGGTGACCGACGGAGCCCTCGATGACCACAGTAAAGATGGTGTCTCTGCAATGCAACAGTAGAGCTTGGGATCACAAGTCTGAGTATGACAAGGCGAGGTGATCCAGGTAAAAAAAACAAGGCGAGGTGATCAAAGTGTCAATTAAGGCAACGAGCTTACATTGGGGAATAGATCAGTAGTAGCGCTGTGATATCGCCGATGCCCACAAACATGGCCCCTGTCCAGTCCTTGCCATCCATCTGGCGAAGCTTGCCCGTCCAAACGGTGTAATCAGGTGTCAGCTCGCCAATGAGGATCAAACAGAGCAGTATCACGGTGATGACGGGAAGAATCCTGTGCTTTATCACCTGCATATGACACGAGTATGTATAAGAATCGATTGCATGCATCCATGTAACGGTTACGTACATGTACAGAGTGGAGTAGAGCGTGAATCGAATCGATGACACAGTTTACTAGTTACAAGGGCAAATGCTTGCCAATTTGTTTAACTCTATGCTACATCAATCTACCAGGAAACCAAAACTCAAAACAGAGTATAAACATGGACGTGATGCTATGTAGTAGCACCAAGGGCGCATGCCTGAACTAGCACAGAATCCCTCAGACGTCCATGCATGAGACATCCATCTACCGGGTAACCAAACTCAAAACAGAGCATGAGAAAAAAAATCCCATGATAATGAAATCCGATCCTAGGATCGTTTGGAAAAAAAACTCAAAACAGAGCATGAGAAATCCATGGGCGGCATTCTTGAACAAAATCCCATGATACGTCCATCTCTAGTTTGCCAAATCAAATCCCCAGTCGATCGGAGATTCACAAGACAGTAGAAAGTAATTACACGGATGCGAACTAGCAAGTGTAGAGATGTGTTTTCCATACAGAAACTAGAGCATGAATGGAGTCCATGGGCACATGTATGTATAAGAATCCATGTGCAGTTACGTACATGTGAAGAGGGAAGTAAAGCATGAATCGATGAATCAATTTACAGTTCCAAGGGAAAATGCTTGTGAATTTCTTTAACTCTATGCTACAACAATCCAGTACCAGGAAATCAAAACTTAAAACAGAGCATGAAGATGAACGCTATTTTACTCGTGCCAAGGGCCCATGCTTGAACTAACACAAAACAAATGCATGAGACGTACAGCTACCGGGTAACTAAACTCAAAACAGGGCATGCCGACGCACAAGATTTGCTAGTAGCAAGGGCTCATTCTTGAGCAAAATGCATGATTCG
This region of Lolium perenne isolate Kyuss_39 chromosome 2, Kyuss_2.0, whole genome shotgun sequence genomic DNA includes:
- the LOC127329203 gene encoding bidirectional sugar transporter SWEET4-like, with translation MTEDEEREEWQMVTLLDPFIHPGSVIKHRILPVITVILLCLILIGELTPDYTVWTGKLRQMDGKDWTGAMFVGIGDITALLLIYSPIDTIFTVVIEGSVGHRLLEPYVAALCSCFVWSLYGLCGAKNINFSVLIVNGTGFIFYSIYTIVMVRKGNGIALGVLRVVAGAVLTMLLTGAFAVGGCYLDASYGCNKAAIIGWSGALLSFAMYLMPAIQNFINIQEMPLQMVLASVLNASVWSAYGITIGDERMSSPNVFGALICMVQLLLYFFSKLRAQGPPRELQEQEGLLRGN